Proteins encoded together in one Candidatus Parvarchaeota archaeon window:
- a CDS encoding MBL fold metallo-hydrolase — translation MIKITVLGSGASVPSVQRNLPGLAVKFGNVFLFDCGEGSQRQMMKYAVGYGSVKAIFITHMHLDHYLGIFGLLSTLKLMGRKEELYIFGPQGIENLGIDYPFVKVVQVTRQNAGRLYEEKGFSISAFPTLHSAKSFGFAFCLDDKWLFDEKKAKGMG, via the coding sequence ATGATTAAAATCACCGTTCTTGGAAGCGGCGCATCGGTGCCGTCAGTGCAGCGCAACCTGCCGGGCCTTGCAGTCAAATTCGGCAACGTCTTTTTGTTTGACTGCGGCGAGGGAAGCCAGCGCCAGATGATGAAATACGCAGTTGGATATGGCTCTGTAAAGGCGATATTCATTACCCACATGCACCTTGACCATTATCTTGGAATCTTCGGCCTTCTGTCCACCTTGAAGCTTATGGGCAGGAAGGAGGAGCTTTATATTTTCGGGCCGCAGGGAATTGAAAACCTCGGCATCGATTATCCATTTGTCAAAGTCGTGCAGGTAACCAGGCAAAACGCCGGGAGGCTTTACGAAGAAAAAGGGTTTTCAATTAGCGCGTTTCCCACCTTGCACAGCGCAAAGAGCTTCGGCTTTGCGTTCTGCCTTGATGACAAGTGGCTGTTTGACGAGAAAAAGGCAAAGGGCATGGGA